The nucleotide sequence CCATATTGTTCTAGTTCTTTACCGAAATTATCACCCATATCTTTGCGCATTCCTTTAACCCATTGATTAATGCTGTCTGGATTATTATCGTCTCGATCACTCAATGTTTCAAATGAGGGTAAATTCAAACCTGCGTCCCAGGCTGATTTGTGAGAAAATGATGACATTATTCTCTTAAGGTTTTTACTTTCACACGAGGTATTGCTACATACAAGATTTGGCATTTTGCCATCTCGTACCAAGATACTAAGAATATTATTACAGTCG is from SAR202 cluster bacterium and encodes:
- a CDS encoding zinc ribbon domain-containing protein is translated as MPIYEYRCSDCNNILSILVRDGKMPNLVCSNTSCESKNLKRIMSSFSHKSAWDAGLNLPSFETLSDRDDNNPDSINQWVKGMRKDMGDNFGKELEQYGKTINKQSSE